One stretch of Riemerella columbina DNA includes these proteins:
- a CDS encoding ribonuclease Z, whose protein sequence is MSAQLTILGFNSAIPTVNSSPTAQLLEMQERYFLIDCGEGTQVQLRKAKAKFSKINHIFISHLHGDHCFGLPGLVASFRLLGRENPLHIYGPKGIKEMLETIFNITETHRGFEVIYHELEGHQSVKVYEDAKVEVYTIPLDHRIYCNGYLFREKPKERRLNIEEIKKYPEIQVCDYHQLKKGKDFELSDGFILKNEVLTLPPEPSIAYAFCSDTRYLESIIPIIEGVDVLYHEATFLHELKDMADYTGHSTAKEAATIAQKAQVKKLILGHFSNRYSDLSVFTDEARQIFPETYLPKALEAIPL, encoded by the coding sequence TTGAGTGCACAATTAACGATATTAGGCTTTAATTCCGCAATTCCCACGGTCAACTCATCGCCCACGGCACAACTTTTAGAAATGCAAGAGCGCTATTTTTTGATAGACTGCGGCGAGGGCACACAGGTACAGCTCCGCAAAGCCAAGGCTAAATTTTCTAAAATCAATCATATTTTTATTTCGCATCTCCATGGTGACCATTGCTTTGGGTTGCCTGGTTTGGTGGCATCTTTTAGGCTTTTGGGCAGAGAAAATCCGCTGCACATCTACGGACCTAAGGGCATTAAAGAAATGCTGGAAACCATTTTTAACATCACCGAAACCCACAGAGGTTTTGAGGTCATTTATCACGAGTTAGAAGGGCATCAATCGGTGAAAGTGTATGAAGATGCCAAGGTGGAAGTTTATACCATTCCGCTGGATCATAGGATTTATTGTAACGGCTATTTGTTTAGAGAAAAACCCAAAGAACGCCGCCTTAATATTGAAGAAATTAAAAAATATCCAGAAATACAAGTTTGTGATTATCATCAACTTAAAAAAGGTAAAGATTTTGAACTCTCTGATGGTTTTATCCTAAAAAATGAAGTTCTAACGCTGCCGCCAGAGCCTTCCATTGCTTATGCTTTTTGCAGTGATACCCGCTATTTAGAATCCATTATTCCGATAATTGAGGGCGTAGATGTGCTCTACCACGAGGCGACCTTTTTACACGAACTGAAAGATATGGCGGACTACACAGGGCACAGCACGGCGAAAGAAGCGGCTACCATAGCCCAAAAAGCCCAAGTGAAAAAGTTGATTTTAGGGCATTTCTCTAACCGCTATTCGGATTTAAGCGTTTTTACCGATGAGGCACGCCAGATTTTTCCAGAAACCTACCTCCCAAAGGCGTTGGAGGCTATTCCACTATAA
- a CDS encoding DUF2200 domain-containing protein — protein sequence MQPTEKHNQKIARLTFAEVYPHYLKKVESKGRSQAELHQIIQWLTGFDEPQLQQAIDEQLTFEAFFERAQLNPNASLIKGVICGYRVEEIENLLTQKVRYLDKIIDELAKGKSIEKICR from the coding sequence ATGCAACCCACCGAGAAACATAACCAAAAAATAGCACGGCTTACCTTTGCCGAAGTCTATCCACATTACCTCAAAAAAGTAGAAAGCAAAGGGCGTAGCCAAGCCGAACTTCATCAAATTATCCAATGGCTCACGGGGTTTGATGAGCCACAATTACAACAAGCGATTGATGAACAACTGACTTTTGAAGCCTTTTTTGAACGCGCCCAGTTGAACCCCAATGCCTCGCTGATTAAAGGTGTCATTTGTGGCTATCGGGTGGAGGAGATTGAAAATCTGCTAACCCAAAAAGTCCGCTATTTGGATAAAATTATTGATGAGCTAGCTAAAGGCAAAAGCATTGAAAAAATCTGTCGCTAA
- a CDS encoding TIGR02757 family protein — translation MREQELKDFLDEKADHYNHPDFIHDDPIQIPHRFTVRQDVEITGFLAATIAWGNRKSIIKSAENILNIMGNNPYDFVLNHTESDLKNIGDRALHRTFHSADFVHFMKRMKVVYQQYPSLEDLFLMLPNETNFYHALERFRTQFLGEESHRSHKHISSTYKNSAAKRLMMYLRWMVRTDQRGVDFGIWTRLNPAHLSIPLDVHTGNIARKLGILTRKQNDWKTVEALDQTIRKWDAQDPAKYDFALFGLGVSGDLDEIE, via the coding sequence ATGAGAGAACAAGAACTGAAAGATTTTTTGGATGAAAAGGCAGACCACTATAACCATCCAGATTTTATTCATGACGATCCCATCCAGATTCCGCATCGTTTTACGGTTAGGCAAGATGTGGAAATTACAGGTTTTTTAGCTGCCACCATCGCTTGGGGTAACCGTAAATCCATTATCAAAAGTGCGGAAAACATCCTCAATATTATGGGGAACAACCCTTACGATTTTGTACTAAACCATACCGAATCCGATTTAAAAAACATCGGCGATAGAGCTTTGCATCGGACTTTCCACAGTGCTGATTTTGTTCATTTTATGAAGAGGATGAAAGTGGTTTATCAGCAATATCCCTCTTTGGAAGATTTATTTTTGATGCTTCCTAACGAGACCAATTTTTATCACGCCTTGGAGCGCTTTAGAACCCAATTTTTAGGCGAAGAGTCCCACCGCAGTCATAAGCACATCAGTTCCACTTATAAAAACTCGGCGGCTAAACGGCTGATGATGTACCTTCGTTGGATGGTCAGAACAGACCAGCGTGGCGTAGATTTTGGAATTTGGACGCGCTTAAATCCTGCCCATTTATCCATTCCGTTAGATGTACACACGGGAAATATTGCCCGAAAATTAGGCATTCTCACCCGAAAACAAAACGATTGGAAAACCGTGGAAGCCTTAGACCAAACCATCAGAAAATGGGACGCTCAAGATCCTGCCAAATATGATTTTGCCCTTTTTGGATTAGGCGTTTCTGGCGATTTAGATGAAATTGAATAA
- a CDS encoding VOC family protein, with the protein MALSADSKEEADDIFAKLAEGGTITMPLMDTFWGDYFGMLTDRFGIQWMMSFDKNKK; encoded by the coding sequence GTGGCACTTTCTGCCGACTCTAAGGAGGAAGCCGATGATATTTTTGCAAAACTTGCGGAGGGCGGCACGATCACGATGCCTCTTATGGACACTTTTTGGGGCGATTATTTCGGAATGCTTACCGACCGCTTCGGCATCCAATGGATGATGAGTTTTGATAAGAATAAAAAGTAA
- a CDS encoding retropepsin-like aspartic protease, whose translation MKNILTTAFLSLVAMPLWSQVSPDYQDHFSFETYKDRVIFIQTKIQNQPLSFFFDTGATTSLLDQNTAEKLGIKSNHQQDVSGAGGKKNLSYGAEPSGGSGKNLVDWG comes from the coding sequence ATGAAGAACATACTCACTACCGCGTTTTTAAGCCTTGTTGCAATGCCGCTATGGTCGCAAGTTTCTCCTGACTACCAAGATCATTTCAGCTTTGAAACTTATAAAGACCGCGTTATTTTTATACAAACCAAAATCCAAAATCAGCCGCTCTCTTTTTTCTTTGATACGGGCGCTACCACTTCTTTATTAGACCAAAATACTGCCGAAAAACTCGGTATAAAGTCCAATCATCAGCAAGATGTCTCTGGTGCAGGCGGCAAAAAAAACTTATCATATGGCGCTGAACCAAGCGGTGGAAGTGGGAAAAACCTCGTTGACTGGGGTTAA
- a CDS encoding PLP-dependent cysteine synthase family protein, which produces MDNQVYDNILEMIGNTPMIKLNQITKNISAKVYAKLESANPGHSTKDRIALHIIEQAEKKGLLKPGATIVETTSGNTGFSIAMVSIIKGYQCILSVSDKTKPEKIAYLKALGAKVYVCPANVPADDPRSYYEVAKRIAAETPNSIYINQYFNELNIDAHYTSTGPEIWEQTKGKITHLIACTGTGGTLSGSAKFLKEQNPDIKIIGVDADGSILKTYHETGEINKEEIHSYQIEGLGKNLIPGALRFDLIDTFVRVNDEDSAYRTREVALKEGIMGGYTTGAVTQALLQYAQEHPFKEDDVVVLIYPDHGSRYISKVYSDDWMKDQGFTHHELKSYADMNETIYIK; this is translated from the coding sequence ATGGACAATCAGGTTTATGATAATATTTTGGAAATGATAGGGAACACCCCTATGATTAAACTCAACCAAATTACAAAAAACATCAGTGCCAAGGTCTATGCTAAGTTAGAATCTGCCAATCCTGGGCATTCTACAAAAGATAGAATTGCACTTCACATTATAGAACAAGCCGAGAAAAAAGGACTCCTAAAACCAGGTGCCACTATTGTAGAAACCACCTCTGGAAACACTGGATTTTCTATCGCAATGGTCAGCATTATCAAAGGTTATCAGTGTATTCTTTCTGTGAGTGATAAAACCAAGCCTGAAAAAATTGCCTACCTTAAAGCCTTGGGTGCCAAAGTTTATGTGTGCCCTGCCAATGTGCCAGCGGACGACCCACGCTCTTATTACGAAGTAGCGAAGAGAATAGCGGCAGAAACGCCTAATTCTATCTATATCAATCAGTATTTCAACGAGTTAAATATAGATGCCCACTATACCTCTACAGGTCCAGAAATTTGGGAACAAACGAAAGGCAAAATCACGCATCTTATCGCTTGTACAGGGACAGGAGGCACGCTTTCGGGCTCTGCGAAGTTTTTAAAAGAGCAAAATCCAGACATTAAAATCATTGGTGTAGATGCCGATGGATCTATCCTAAAAACCTACCACGAGACAGGGGAAATCAACAAAGAAGAAATCCATTCTTACCAAATAGAAGGTTTAGGGAAAAACTTAATACCTGGGGCGCTTAGGTTTGATTTAATTGATACTTTTGTCCGCGTGAATGATGAAGACAGCGCATACAGAACCCGCGAAGTCGCGCTTAAAGAAGGCATTATGGGCGGTTACACCACAGGGGCGGTTACGCAAGCCTTGTTGCAATACGCGCAGGAGCATCCATTTAAAGAAGATGATGTGGTGGTGCTCATTTACCCAGACCACGGCTCCAGATACATCAGCAAAGTTTATAGCGATGATTGGATGAAAGACCAAGGTTTTACCCACCACGAGCTGAAAAGCTATGCCGATATGAACGAAACCATTTATATTAAATAA
- a CDS encoding PDZ domain-containing protein, with product MFDKAFRLPLTGFTLEEEQGKIQIKNIPFYQKGLRKGDQILSINGKTCLETMEEELKKGGKKMKLKHLLYHLLK from the coding sequence TTGTTTGATAAGGCGTTTAGGCTGCCACTCACAGGATTTACTTTAGAGGAGGAACAGGGCAAAATTCAGATTAAAAACATTCCTTTTTATCAAAAAGGATTGAGAAAAGGTGACCAAATTCTCTCTATCAATGGTAAAACTTGCTTAGAAACGATGGAAGAAGAACTCAAAAAAGGGGGCAAAAAGATGAAATTAAAGCACCTACTCTATCATCTTTTGAAATAG
- a CDS encoding M42 family metallopeptidase, whose amino-acid sequence MKFKKKSLAFLEDYLNTASPTGYEHAGQKKWVNYIQPFVDEVRLDHYGTAYGIINPEADFKVVIEAHADEISWYVNYITDDGLIYVIRNGGSDQSIAPSKVVHIHGEKGIVKGVFGWPAIHTRAKQEEPTPKIENIFIDCGARSKKEVEDLGISVGCMITYNDTFFELNQRYFVGRALDNRIGGFMIAEVARLLKENKKQLPFGLYITNSVQEEVGLYGADMIADTIQPNIAIVTDVTHDTSTPFIDKKKEGDQKCGDGPVVFYAPSVHHHIRNLITETAKKNNIPFQKAAASRATGTDTDAFAHSNGGVPSALISLPLRYMHTTVEMVDKTDVQHVISLIYETLLNIKPDMDLKYFKY is encoded by the coding sequence ATGAAATTCAAAAAAAAATCATTGGCATTTTTAGAAGATTACCTTAATACCGCCTCTCCTACGGGCTACGAGCACGCTGGGCAGAAAAAATGGGTCAATTATATTCAACCTTTTGTAGATGAAGTCAGGTTAGACCACTATGGCACGGCTTATGGCATCATCAACCCTGAGGCAGATTTTAAAGTGGTGATAGAAGCCCACGCCGATGAGATTTCTTGGTATGTCAATTATATTACCGATGATGGCTTAATCTATGTGATTAGAAATGGGGGCTCGGATCAAAGCATTGCGCCGTCCAAAGTGGTACACATCCACGGTGAAAAAGGTATTGTAAAAGGCGTTTTCGGCTGGCCTGCCATCCATACGAGAGCCAAACAAGAAGAACCAACACCCAAAATAGAAAACATCTTTATAGACTGCGGCGCCCGCTCCAAAAAAGAAGTGGAAGATTTGGGCATTTCCGTAGGCTGTATGATCACTTATAATGATACTTTTTTTGAGCTGAACCAGCGCTATTTCGTTGGTAGAGCGCTGGACAACCGCATCGGTGGATTTATGATTGCCGAAGTGGCAAGACTCCTCAAAGAGAATAAAAAGCAACTGCCTTTTGGGCTTTACATCACCAATTCTGTACAGGAAGAAGTGGGACTCTATGGCGCAGATATGATTGCCGACACCATACAACCCAACATCGCTATTGTCACCGATGTTACCCACGATACCTCTACGCCATTCATCGATAAGAAGAAAGAAGGCGACCAAAAATGTGGCGATGGTCCCGTGGTTTTCTACGCACCGAGTGTTCATCATCACATCAGAAATCTCATCACAGAAACTGCAAAAAAGAACAACATCCCATTCCAAAAAGCGGCTGCCAGTCGCGCCACAGGAACGGATACTGATGCCTTTGCACATTCTAATGGCGGGGTGCCTTCTGCCCTGATTTCCTTGCCGTTACGCTATATGCATACCACGGTAGAAATGGTGGACAAAACCGATGTGCAGCATGTTATTTCCCTCATTTACGAAACCTTGCTCAACATAAAACCCGATATGGATCTCAAATATTTTAAATATTAA
- the gcvT gene encoding glycine cleavage system aminomethyltransferase GcvT produces MNKKTALFNKHIALGAKMVPFAGFEMPVQYTGVTEEHFAVREKVGIFDVSHMGQFFIEGKTAKDLLQWVTSNNIEALQDGKAQYSCLPNGKGGIVDDLIVYKMNNERYFVVVNASNIEKDWQHISQYNEQFGAKMTNVSDEMSLIAIQGPKAVETLQKLTPVNLSEIPYYHFTVGTVDGVGEVIISNTGYTGSGGFEIYFKNEYAEQIWDALTQAGEAFGLIPCGLAARDTLRLEKGFCLYGNDIDDTTSPLEAGLGWITKLDTEFVDRDFLAAQKEAGITKKLVGFEMQEKAIPRHGYAVVDAEGNTIGRVTSGTMSPMKKVGIGLAYVAKPHFKIGSEIFIQIRNKNIPAQVVKIPFV; encoded by the coding sequence ATGAATAAAAAAACAGCCTTATTTAACAAACACATCGCCTTAGGGGCGAAAATGGTCCCTTTCGCTGGTTTTGAAATGCCAGTACAATACACGGGCGTTACCGAAGAACACTTTGCTGTAAGAGAGAAAGTCGGCATTTTTGATGTCTCGCATATGGGACAATTTTTCATAGAAGGAAAAACCGCAAAAGATTTATTGCAATGGGTGACTTCTAACAATATAGAGGCTCTACAAGATGGCAAAGCCCAATATTCTTGCCTTCCGAATGGTAAAGGCGGCATTGTAGATGATTTAATTGTCTATAAAATGAATAATGAGCGCTATTTTGTGGTCGTAAATGCCTCTAATATTGAAAAAGATTGGCAACACATTTCTCAATATAATGAGCAATTTGGTGCTAAAATGACCAATGTTTCTGATGAAATGTCGCTCATCGCTATCCAAGGGCCTAAAGCGGTAGAAACGCTACAAAAACTCACGCCTGTTAACCTTTCGGAAATTCCGTATTACCACTTTACCGTGGGTACAGTAGATGGCGTGGGAGAGGTCATCATCTCTAATACAGGCTATACGGGCAGTGGCGGCTTTGAGATTTATTTTAAAAACGAATATGCTGAGCAGATTTGGGATGCCCTAACCCAAGCCGGCGAAGCCTTTGGGCTTATCCCTTGTGGTTTAGCGGCACGCGATACTTTGAGGTTAGAAAAAGGGTTCTGCCTCTATGGTAACGATATTGATGATACCACCTCGCCATTGGAAGCTGGTTTAGGCTGGATTACCAAACTGGATACAGAGTTTGTAGACCGAGATTTCCTCGCAGCGCAAAAAGAGGCTGGCATCACCAAAAAATTAGTCGGTTTTGAGATGCAAGAAAAAGCCATCCCAAGGCATGGTTACGCCGTGGTAGATGCCGAAGGTAATACGATAGGCAGGGTTACTTCTGGAACGATGAGCCCAATGAAAAAAGTCGGAATTGGGTTAGCCTATGTGGCAAAACCGCACTTTAAAATCGGTAGTGAGATTTTTATTCAAATTAGAAATAAAAATATCCCTGCCCAAGTGGTTAAAATTCCATTTGTATAA
- a CDS encoding CPBP family intramembrane glutamic endopeptidase, with product MQNKFTLTGTGVGVIIISYLLVQLVLSLIMVLDMFIFKTDIQYGMGFMMLSFILSMGVPIVTFDYFVVRKQTGRPLSFSFKKLPVLDYILPFFMMLGMTLISESIAALVPTSEGWLAEWYSYVNGIFKQMQAESVGMFIMIVGLAPLLEEILFRGIIQRGLINKGLAPKQAIFLSALIFGLVHGNPWQFIGAAMLGLVLGLAYYKTKSILLPILLHAFNNLLSFLMMFYSDKETLAEWLGLNLWFGFFVGILIFGGFYYLFMHRKIHHIEK from the coding sequence ATGCAGAATAAATTCACTCTTACAGGAACTGGCGTGGGTGTCATCATCATTTCCTATCTATTGGTACAGTTGGTATTGTCGCTGATTATGGTGCTGGATATGTTTATATTTAAGACTGATATTCAGTATGGTATGGGTTTTATGATGCTCAGTTTTATCCTGAGTATGGGTGTACCTATTGTGACGTTTGATTATTTTGTCGTTCGGAAGCAAACAGGGCGACCGCTAAGTTTTAGCTTCAAAAAATTACCTGTTTTAGACTATATTTTGCCATTTTTTATGATGTTAGGAATGACCTTAATTTCCGAGAGCATTGCGGCGCTTGTCCCTACTTCGGAAGGCTGGCTGGCAGAGTGGTATAGTTATGTTAATGGTATTTTTAAACAAATGCAGGCAGAATCAGTGGGGATGTTCATTATGATAGTAGGGTTGGCGCCGCTGTTAGAAGAAATTTTATTCCGAGGCATTATCCAGCGAGGGCTTATCAATAAAGGGCTGGCACCTAAACAAGCTATTTTTCTTTCGGCGTTAATTTTTGGTTTGGTGCATGGCAACCCTTGGCAATTTATTGGTGCGGCGATGTTGGGCTTGGTACTGGGCTTGGCATATTACAAAACCAAATCTATACTATTGCCCATTTTACTGCACGCGTTTAATAATTTACTTTCTTTTTTGATGATGTTTTATTCGGATAAAGAAACCTTGGCAGAATGGCTGGGTCTCAATCTATGGTTCGGATTTTTTGTCGGAATACTAATTTTCGGTGGATTTTATTATTTGTTTATGCATAGAAAAATCCATCATATTGAAAAATAA
- a CDS encoding DUF6263 family protein produces the protein MIKQFATFGLLALALTACNKNKETKVVINKETGKAETIAVEQPQEETAKIPEVKPAITDSAGIYSVKFHLEQGKTYPLTSFQKDITTVKDPTGKTMSATQEMTDEITFTVNGIENGVYNITVNLVGKVNKTSAQGKTVVVDTKKAAPKEEQLKAMWTVNKALSGNQLQLKMNESGEVLSIAGFDAIYKKIEQQTASLIKDAKQRKEFIEGFKQGFNEKMFKEQFTKSLNILPKKGAKIGQSWTETENLTPDGKLKLTTTYTLSNVTGDQAEINIKGGIPKKSESKKQEGITHSISIEGNQSGKIVLDAHSGWVLTSKQTMTTTQKESLSDGKQSQTMTQTTNSSVTLNP, from the coding sequence ATGATAAAACAATTCGCTACATTCGGGCTTTTAGCCTTGGCACTTACAGCCTGCAACAAGAATAAAGAAACCAAAGTTGTCATCAATAAAGAAACAGGAAAGGCAGAAACCATCGCTGTAGAGCAACCACAGGAAGAAACTGCCAAAATTCCAGAAGTGAAGCCTGCCATCACTGATTCTGCAGGGATTTATTCCGTAAAATTTCACTTAGAGCAAGGGAAAACTTATCCCCTCACTTCGTTTCAGAAAGATATTACCACCGTGAAAGACCCTACAGGAAAGACCATGAGCGCTACACAAGAGATGACGGATGAAATTACTTTTACCGTAAATGGCATAGAAAATGGCGTTTATAATATTACCGTTAATCTGGTGGGGAAAGTCAATAAAACCTCGGCACAAGGCAAAACTGTGGTGGTAGACACCAAAAAAGCCGCCCCTAAGGAAGAACAACTCAAAGCGATGTGGACGGTCAACAAAGCCCTTTCTGGCAACCAACTTCAGCTCAAAATGAACGAATCTGGCGAGGTGCTATCCATTGCTGGTTTTGATGCCATCTATAAAAAAATAGAACAACAGACCGCCAGCTTAATCAAAGATGCCAAACAAAGAAAAGAGTTTATAGAAGGCTTTAAACAAGGTTTTAATGAAAAAATGTTTAAAGAGCAATTTACCAAAAGCCTCAACATTCTCCCTAAAAAAGGCGCTAAGATTGGGCAATCTTGGACAGAAACCGAAAATCTAACCCCTGATGGCAAACTCAAACTGACCACTACTTATACTTTGTCTAATGTCACTGGAGATCAGGCGGAAATCAACATTAAAGGTGGTATTCCTAAAAAATCGGAGAGTAAAAAGCAAGAAGGCATCACGCATAGCATCAGCATAGAAGGCAACCAAAGCGGAAAAATTGTCTTAGATGCTCACTCTGGCTGGGTGCTCACTTCTAAACAAACCATGACCACCACGCAGAAAGAAAGCCTTTCCGATGGTAAGCAAAGCCAAACGATGACGCAAACCACCAATTCCAGTGTAACCCTTAACCCTTAA
- a CDS encoding aspartyl protease family protein has product MALNQAVEVGKTSLTGVNLIFDDLAGFRKSFGRQFDGIIGNALLSQYKTEINFDQHQFYLYRFDTPLNLDGYQAVPFEFKNGIPIPQFDIEVKINGKNYQGTILFDSGAGLALLFNAPFAEEHQLPNADQKRLTSYSQNLSKTSVPKDFMVEELHFGGYTFKDFIVSASTDKAGVSAIKSYLGIMGRKLSTVLTWCLITRKKYFTLNRIPCLIRRLGCHSQDLL; this is encoded by the coding sequence ATGGCGCTGAACCAAGCGGTGGAAGTGGGAAAAACCTCGTTGACTGGGGTTAATTTAATTTTTGATGATTTAGCCGGTTTTAGAAAAAGTTTTGGTCGCCAGTTTGATGGGATTATCGGCAATGCTCTCCTCAGCCAATATAAAACGGAAATCAATTTTGACCAACATCAGTTTTATCTTTACCGTTTTGATACACCGCTCAATCTTGATGGTTATCAAGCAGTTCCGTTTGAGTTTAAAAATGGAATTCCTATTCCGCAGTTTGATATTGAGGTGAAAATCAACGGAAAAAACTACCAAGGTACCATTTTATTTGATAGCGGTGCGGGGCTCGCTCTGTTATTTAATGCGCCTTTTGCCGAAGAACACCAACTGCCCAATGCTGACCAAAAACGCCTAACTTCTTATTCTCAAAATCTTTCTAAAACCTCTGTTCCTAAGGATTTTATGGTGGAAGAGTTGCACTTTGGCGGTTATACTTTTAAAGATTTTATCGTTTCTGCCTCTACCGATAAAGCGGGAGTGAGCGCTATAAAAAGCTATTTAGGCATTATGGGGCGGAAATTATCAACCGTTTTAACTTGGTGCTTGATTACGAGAAAAAAATATTTTACATTAAACCGAATTCCTTGTTTGATAAGGCGTTTAGGCTGCCACTCACAGGATTTACTTTAG
- the rdgB gene encoding RdgB/HAM1 family non-canonical purine NTP pyrophosphatase — protein sequence MAKEILIATHNEHKKAEIQQILGSDFEVKSLTDYQLYDEIVEDGQSFEENALIKAKYCFEKTGLLSIGDDSGLVVEALDGRPGIYSARYAGDHNFEANIAKVLEEMKGIDHRKAYFITVLCAIDSSGIQYFEGRVEGQILNEHLGHQGFGYDPIFVPEGYTKTFAEMAPEEKNAISHRRRALDKLLRNLE from the coding sequence ATGGCTAAAGAAATACTTATCGCAACACACAACGAGCATAAAAAAGCCGAAATACAGCAAATTTTAGGTTCAGATTTTGAGGTGAAAAGCCTAACCGACTATCAACTGTACGATGAAATCGTGGAGGATGGTCAATCTTTTGAGGAAAATGCCCTCATTAAGGCAAAATATTGCTTTGAGAAGACAGGACTTTTGAGCATCGGTGATGATAGCGGTCTGGTAGTGGAGGCGTTAGATGGTCGCCCAGGGATTTATTCCGCAAGGTACGCTGGCGACCATAATTTTGAAGCCAATATCGCTAAAGTTTTAGAGGAAATGAAAGGCATAGACCACCGCAAAGCTTATTTTATTACGGTGCTTTGTGCGATTGATAGCTCTGGTATTCAGTATTTTGAGGGTAGAGTAGAGGGGCAGATTTTGAACGAACATTTAGGACATCAAGGCTTCGGTTATGATCCTATTTTTGTCCCAGAAGGCTACACCAAAACCTTTGCAGAAATGGCACCCGAAGAGAAAAACGCTATAAGCCATCGCAGGAGAGCTCTTGATAAATTACTGAGAAACCTTGAATAG
- the idi gene encoding isopentenyl-diphosphate Delta-isomerase → MQEQVVLVTPEDQVLGLMEKMQAHKSGLLHRAFSVFLFNEKGEMLIQKRAAQKYHSPLLWTNAVCSHPRAHETYMEGAKRRLKEELGISVELQEKFNFIYKAEVGQGLWEHELDHVFVGTYNGDFHLNPNEVAEVQFIDIESLKKDIQQQPARYTEWFKIILNEYLSEIEHHN, encoded by the coding sequence ATGCAAGAACAAGTTGTCTTAGTAACGCCAGAAGACCAAGTGTTGGGGCTGATGGAGAAAATGCAAGCCCATAAAAGTGGACTATTACACCGTGCTTTTTCCGTGTTTTTATTCAATGAAAAGGGCGAAATGCTCATTCAGAAAAGAGCCGCACAGAAATACCACTCGCCATTATTGTGGACCAATGCCGTTTGCTCCCACCCCAGAGCCCACGAAACCTATATGGAAGGCGCCAAAAGAAGGCTCAAAGAAGAATTGGGCATTAGCGTAGAGCTTCAGGAAAAATTTAACTTCATCTATAAAGCCGAAGTGGGACAAGGCCTCTGGGAACACGAGCTGGACCATGTTTTTGTAGGTACTTATAATGGTGATTTTCACTTAAACCCTAATGAAGTTGCCGAAGTTCAATTTATTGATATAGAAAGCCTTAAAAAAGACATCCAACAACAGCCTGCGCGCTATACCGAGTGGTTTAAAATCATCTTAAACGAATATTTATCCGAAATAGAACATCATAATTAA